A genome region from Clostridia bacterium includes the following:
- the trpS gene encoding tryptophan--tRNA ligase, whose translation MTTAKEAKKKGRILTGDRPTGKLHLGHYAGSLVNRVRLQDDYDTFLIIADVQALTTNFEEPEKLAQDVREVALDYLAAGIDPNKCTIFVQSLVPEIAELTVFYSMLVTVNVLRHNPTIKTEAAQRGYTDMTYGFLGYPVSQAADITFCKANLVPVGEDQLPHIELTRKIVRRFNSLYAPVLVEPEALVGEVPRLMGLDGAAKMSKSLDNAVNLSDPAEEVERKVKNAVTDPARIRATDPGHPDICTVFHYHQAFAKEVIPEIEDSCKKGGIGCVACKKRLADTINALLEPMRERRAKYEANPKLVDEILMAGTERARAVAKETLGQVREAMKINYFHPA comes from the coding sequence ATGACGACAGCAAAAGAAGCTAAGAAAAAAGGACGCATACTGACTGGGGATCGACCCACCGGGAAACTGCACTTGGGCCATTATGCAGGCAGCCTGGTAAACCGGGTGCGCTTGCAGGATGATTATGACACCTTTTTAATTATTGCCGATGTCCAGGCGCTTACCACCAATTTTGAGGAACCGGAGAAGCTAGCCCAAGATGTCCGGGAGGTGGCCCTGGATTACCTGGCGGCGGGCATTGATCCTAATAAATGCACTATTTTTGTCCAATCCCTAGTACCCGAAATCGCCGAGCTGACCGTCTTCTATTCCATGTTGGTCACCGTCAACGTGCTGCGCCACAATCCCACCATCAAGACCGAGGCTGCCCAAAGAGGGTACACCGACATGACCTACGGTTTTCTGGGCTACCCGGTTAGCCAAGCCGCCGACATTACTTTCTGCAAGGCCAACCTGGTGCCGGTGGGGGAGGACCAATTGCCCCATATTGAATTGACCCGTAAGATCGTCCGGCGTTTTAACAGCCTCTATGCCCCAGTGCTGGTAGAGCCTGAGGCATTGGTAGGGGAAGTGCCACGGCTAATGGGCTTGGATGGGGCGGCCAAGATGAGCAAGTCGCTGGACAATGCCGTCAACCTTTCCGACCCAGCGGAAGAAGTGGAGCGCAAGGTTAAAAATGCCGTAACCGATCCGGCCCGGATTCGCGCCACCGACCCCGGGCACCCGGATATCTGTACCGTCTTTCACTATCACCAAGCCTTCGCTAAGGAGGTCATTCCCGAAATCGAGGATTCCTGCAAGAAGGGTGGCATCGGCTGTGTCGCTTGCAAGAAGCGGTTGGCCGATACCATAAATGCCTTGCTGGAACCGATGCGAGAAAGGCGGGCCAAGTACGAAGCTAACCCCAAACTGGTGGATGAAATCCTGATGGCAGGCACCGAGCGGGCCCGAGCCGTAGCCAAAGAGACTCTGGGCCAGGTCCGCGAGGCCATGAAGATCAATTACTTCCACCCGGCCTAA